From Ischnura elegans chromosome 13 unlocalized genomic scaffold, ioIscEleg1.1 SUPER_13_unloc_1, whole genome shotgun sequence, a single genomic window includes:
- the LOC124172097 gene encoding zinc finger protein 3-like yields MLCWLWLAVLPHNQGGIGSPSVKSDLFSDDGGGYALNASNNDLVFQASDQAKALTSSQGEEVDAKGTGGIVTGLDSMQVLAKKELSPKEADATEPTDTEDGELVLNPTMAIESMTEAEESAFPERASALFAGNNNVRELRRSFIVDGKSCTGSPHIAKKPYSCGECDNSFSRKDSLIRHTRTHRKGKPYSCNECDKSFSNNSHLVKHPCLSYADSYKGETLLLQSM; encoded by the exons ATGTTGTGTTGGTTGTGGCTGGCTGTATTGCCACATAATCAG GGTGGCATTGGGTCTCCTTCTGTGAAATCAGATCTGTtcagtgatgatggaggaggataTGCACTCAATGCAAGCAATAATGACCTCGTATTCCAAGCTTCTGATCAG GCAAAGGCGTTAACATCTTCCCAAGGTGAAGAGGTGGATGCTAAAGGTACTGGAGGCATCGTGACAGGCCTTGACTCTATGCAGGTTTTAGCCAAGAAAGAACTATCTCCCAAGGAGGCTGATGCCAcggag cctactgatACGGAGGATGGAGAACTGGTTCTGAATCCCACAATGGCCATTGAGTCTATGACAGAGGCAGAGG AGTCTGCATTTCCTGAAAGAGCCTCAGCCTTGTTTGCAGGGAATAATAATGTAAGGGAATTGAGAAGAAGCTTCATTGTAGATGGGAAATCATGCACAGGTAGTCCTCACATTGCAAAGaagccttattcctgcggtgaatgtgataaCTCTTTCTCTCGTAAGGACAGCCTTATCCGTCACACTCGGACTCATCGGAAGgggaaaccttattcgtgcaatgaatgtgataagtctttctctaaCAACAGccaccttgtca